The following are encoded in a window of Syntrophorhabdaceae bacterium genomic DNA:
- a CDS encoding biotin/lipoyl-containing protein, producing the protein MATEVTVPMVGKIINVLVKVGETVQEDDAVATLEAMKMEMPIVAPQAGVIKEILVTAGQEVEADTVIAILE; encoded by the coding sequence ATGGCTACAGAAGTAACGGTCCCAATGGTAGGAAAGATCATAAACGTTCTTGTAAAAGTGGGCGAAACGGTTCAGGAAGACGATGCGGTAGCCACACTCGAGGCAATGAAGATGGAAATGCCTATAGTGGCGCCCCAGGCAGGAGTAATCAAAGAGATACTCGTGACCGCAGGGCAGGAAGTCGAGGCGGACACGGTTATCGCTATCCTTGAGTAA